The following are from one region of the Amedibacterium intestinale genome:
- a CDS encoding glycoside hydrolase family 1 protein, producing the protein MNHDFLWGGATASYQCEGAWKEDDKVKSMWDHYLHEENLENGDIASDHYHRYEEDIRMMAEGGQNSYRFSLSWPRIIKNKEGDVNEKGIEFYHKILDTCKKYGIEPFVTIYHWDLPQYWEETGGWLNEEVCYAYQHYAKVCFDNFKDKITHWVTFNEPKWFICSGYLIGNYPPAHQNPQETIKAAFHVMYANALGVKAFREGNYPGNIGIVHSFTPVNGIDDTVETKIAMRYADNYCNNWILDTAAKGEIPIDLLTALSKIYDISFIKPKHLKTIKENTVDFLGLNYYSRTLVKPYTEGETVLIVNHKGKESKGESKVILKGWFEQVLHDPNMTYTEWDTEIYPKGLQEGLIEVYQRYHLPIYITENGVGVQEDVSVDQVQDDYRIAFMNDHINAIMNAMDEGVDVKGYYAWSSFDLYSWKNGCKKRYGLVAVDFEDNLKRKPKKSYYWYKEMIQNNGKTIKREKY; encoded by the coding sequence ATGAATCATGATTTTCTTTGGGGAGGTGCAACCGCATCATATCAATGTGAAGGTGCCTGGAAAGAAGATGACAAAGTAAAATCTATGTGGGATCATTATTTACATGAAGAAAATCTAGAAAATGGTGATATAGCTTCTGATCACTATCATCGATATGAAGAAGATATTCGTATGATGGCAGAGGGTGGTCAAAATTCATATCGATTTTCTTTAAGTTGGCCTCGTATTATTAAAAATAAAGAGGGAGATGTGAATGAAAAGGGAATTGAATTTTATCATAAAATTTTAGATACATGCAAAAAGTATGGAATTGAGCCATTTGTAACAATTTATCATTGGGATTTACCACAATATTGGGAAGAAACAGGTGGATGGTTAAATGAAGAAGTGTGTTATGCATATCAACATTATGCAAAAGTATGTTTTGATAATTTTAAAGATAAAATAACACATTGGGTGACATTTAATGAACCAAAATGGTTTATATGCAGTGGATATTTAATTGGAAATTATCCTCCAGCTCATCAAAATCCACAAGAAACAATAAAAGCAGCATTTCATGTAATGTATGCAAATGCACTTGGAGTTAAAGCATTTAGAGAAGGAAATTATCCAGGGAATATTGGAATCGTACATAGTTTTACACCAGTAAATGGTATTGATGATACAGTTGAAACTAAAATTGCTATGCGATATGCAGATAATTATTGTAATAACTGGATATTAGATACGGCTGCAAAAGGAGAAATTCCAATTGATTTGTTAACTGCTCTATCCAAGATATATGATATCTCTTTTATCAAACCAAAACATTTAAAAACGATAAAAGAAAATACAGTTGATTTTCTCGGATTGAATTATTATTCTAGAACATTAGTTAAACCTTATACAGAAGGAGAAACTGTTTTAATCGTAAATCATAAGGGAAAAGAAAGTAAGGGAGAAAGTAAAGTTATATTAAAAGGCTGGTTTGAACAAGTACTTCATGATCCTAATATGACTTATACAGAATGGGATACTGAAATTTATCCAAAAGGTTTACAAGAAGGATTAATAGAAGTGTATCAGCGTTATCATCTACCTATTTATATAACTGAAAATGGAGTAGGTGTACAAGAAGATGTAAGTGTAGATCAGGTACAAGATGATTATCGTATTGCTTTTATGAATGATCATATTAATGCAATTATGAATGCAATGGACGAAGGTGTAGATGTAAAGGGGTATTATGCATGGAGTTCATTCGATTTATATTCTTGGAAAAATGGATGTAAAAAACGATATGGACTAGTAGCAGTCGATTTTGAAGATAATTTAAAAAGAAAACCAAAGAAAAGTTATTATTGGTACAAAGAAATGATTCAAAACAATGGTAAAACTATTAAAAGAGAAAAATATTAA
- a CDS encoding NAD kinase produces MKYAIVSKKDAYSHEVENKIRKILDENHWIYDEENPNLVICVGGDGTLLYALHCYIQQLDKINFLGIHTGTLGFFTDYTDEELDQCMYDILHKQPDIFTSSLLEIKLDNLEKPIYALNEMRVENIVKSQEMEIYIDGEYFETCKGSGICLSTQAGSTAYNRSLGGAIIDSGISLMQLCEITSIQHSKQRSLGNPYIMMNDRIITMRSNTFDTAYLCYDHLNMPLKDTSEIVCKMSNLKVRFARYREYSYLKRLKNLY; encoded by the coding sequence ATGAAATATGCTATAGTTTCTAAAAAAGATGCATACTCTCATGAAGTAGAAAATAAAATCCGAAAAATTTTAGATGAAAATCATTGGATATATGATGAAGAAAATCCAAATCTAGTTATTTGTGTAGGAGGAGATGGAACACTTTTATATGCATTGCATTGTTATATACAACAATTAGATAAAATAAACTTTTTAGGTATTCATACAGGAACACTTGGTTTCTTTACAGATTATACAGATGAAGAATTGGATCAATGTATGTATGATATTCTTCATAAACAACCAGATATCTTTACTTCATCGCTATTAGAAATCAAATTAGATAATTTAGAAAAACCAATCTATGCTTTAAATGAAATGCGTGTAGAAAATATAGTAAAATCACAGGAAATGGAAATTTATATTGATGGAGAATATTTTGAAACATGCAAAGGTTCAGGAATTTGTTTATCAACCCAGGCTGGCTCTACTGCCTATAATAGAAGTCTGGGAGGAGCTATTATCGATAGTGGTATTTCCTTAATGCAGTTATGCGAAATAACATCAATTCAGCACTCTAAACAACGTTCATTAGGAAATCCATATATTATGATGAATGATCGTATCATAACTATGCGAAGTAACACTTTTGATACTGCTTATTTATGTTATGATCATCTAAACATGCCATTAAAAGATACTTCTGAAATCGTATGTAAAATGTCAAATTTAAAAGTTAGATTCGCTCGTTATAGAGAATATAGTTATTTAAAGAGACTAAAAAACTTATATTAA
- a CDS encoding PTS sugar transporter subunit IIB has translation MKKIMLVCNAGMSTGMLAKKIQEASNGTMEVSAYGEAEYMDHTDGVDMILVGPQIRHLLPNIKASVSCPVQSIAPQHYGIMNGKAVYEEIVKTLKG, from the coding sequence ATGAAGAAAATTATGTTAGTTTGTAATGCAGGAATGTCAACAGGAATGTTAGCTAAGAAAATTCAAGAAGCTAGTAATGGAACAATGGAAGTAAGTGCTTATGGTGAGGCGGAATACATGGATCATACAGATGGTGTAGATATGATATTAGTAGGACCACAGATTCGTCATTTATTGCCAAATATTAAAGCCTCTGTATCTTGTCCTGTACAATCTATTGCACCACAACATTATGGAATTATGAATGGAAAGGCTGTTTACGAAGAAATCGTTAAAACCTTAAAAGGATAA
- a CDS encoding PTS lactose/cellobiose transporter subunit IIA, whose translation MDNEQKSFQLILHSGNARSLAHEALQLIKEEKKEEANNKMKEAKKELLEAQKLHAQMLRDMANSEEIKVDLLLIHAEDHVSGSQNCLDMAAEVIAIYERFGDK comes from the coding sequence ATGGATAATGAACAAAAATCATTTCAATTAATATTACATAGTGGAAATGCAAGAAGTCTTGCACATGAAGCTCTTCAACTTATTAAAGAGGAAAAAAAAGAAGAAGCAAATAATAAAATGAAGGAGGCAAAAAAAGAATTGCTGGAGGCTCAAAAATTGCACGCTCAAATGCTTAGAGACATGGCAAACAGTGAAGAAATAAAAGTGGATTTACTTCTTATACATGCAGAAGACCATGTATCAGGTTCACAAAATTGTTTAGATATGGCAGCAGAAGTTATTGCTATTTACGAAAGGTTTGGTGATAAATAA